A portion of the Mycoplasma sp. (ex Biomphalaria glabrata) genome contains these proteins:
- a CDS encoding dihydrofolate reductase, which yields MISFILAMDRNGLIGNENKLPWHIPAELKYFRQVTLGKDMLMGRKTFESIGKPLPGRNTIILTNNKDYYFDHPNVRVVFNVDKLLAEYSDKELMVVGGAAIFKLLYEKCETLYLTIVKGEYQGDTYFKDINLNDFILQSEQDNEDFTTYVYKRKS from the coding sequence ATGATTTCTTTTATTCTTGCGATGGACAGAAATGGCCTAATAGGTAATGAGAACAAATTACCATGACATATCCCGGCTGAATTAAAATATTTTCGCCAAGTAACACTTGGAAAAGATATGTTAATGGGCAGAAAGACTTTTGAATCAATCGGTAAACCATTACCTGGTCGAAATACCATTATACTGACAAATAATAAGGATTATTATTTTGATCATCCTAATGTACGTGTTGTCTTTAATGTAGATAAATTATTGGCAGAATATAGCGACAAGGAATTGATGGTTGTTGGTGGTGCAGCTATATTTAAGTTATTATATGAAAAGTGTGAAACTTTGTATTTAACAATTGTTAAAGGTGAATATCAAGGTGATACTTATTTTAAAGATATCAACTTAAATGATTTCATTTTACAAAGTGAGCAAGATAACGAAGATTTTACAACTTACGTTTACAAAAGAAAGAGTTAA
- the scpB gene encoding SMC-Scp complex subunit ScpB: protein MNFLKQIEAILFAKGGDGISLSELSKILQISNKALLENISEYEKELSSENRGLSLQLFNGNIKLVTKKECSIYLEKLKNEQLKTSLSIAAIEVLSIIAAKEPVTKQEVEKIRGVGCDGLFLKLRALELIEEKERSNLPGMPILYVITSKFYDLFKLENKEAIISLLSELELSQQQNIFN from the coding sequence ATGAATTTTTTAAAACAAATTGAAGCAATTTTATTTGCTAAAGGCGGAGATGGAATATCACTAAGTGAATTATCTAAAATTCTTCAAATTAGCAATAAAGCATTATTGGAAAATATTAGCGAATATGAAAAGGAATTAAGTAGTGAAAATCGCGGATTAAGCCTTCAGTTATTTAATGGCAATATTAAACTTGTTACAAAAAAAGAATGCTCAATTTACCTGGAAAAATTAAAAAACGAGCAATTAAAAACCTCATTATCTATTGCTGCAATCGAAGTCTTAAGTATTATTGCAGCTAAAGAGCCAGTAACAAAACAAGAAGTGGAAAAAATCCGCGGGGTAGGATGTGATGGTTTATTTTTAAAACTAAGAGCATTGGAATTAATCGAAGAAAAAGAACGTAGTAATTTGCCTGGGATGCCGATACTATATGTTATTACAAGTAAATTTTATGATTTGTTTAAATTAGAAAATAAAGAAGCGATTATTTCTTTATTATCCGAATTAGAATTATCCCAACAACAAAACATTTTTAATTAA
- a CDS encoding deoxycytidylate deaminase yields the protein MQKDKHISWDEYFMGIAQMSALRSKDPHTKVGACIISNHDKIILGTGYNGAPRRIDDKNIPWETRVDKHVNQTKYPYVVHAEQNAIINSWGRNTAKSHAYVTLFPCSTCTKLLLQIGIEELIYLHNPYEKEDDIKASTKLLKEAGIKIRQYTPEHINLLSNDNYPTYK from the coding sequence ATGCAAAAAGACAAACATATAAGTTGAGATGAATATTTTATGGGGATAGCGCAAATGTCAGCGCTAAGAAGTAAAGACCCACACACTAAAGTAGGGGCTTGCATTATAAGTAATCACGATAAAATCATTTTAGGAACAGGTTACAACGGGGCACCTCGTCGAATTGACGATAAAAATATTCCATGAGAAACTCGCGTTGATAAACATGTTAATCAAACTAAATATCCATATGTAGTTCATGCAGAACAAAACGCCATCATTAATTCATGAGGAAGAAATACTGCTAAATCTCATGCTTATGTGACGTTATTTCCTTGTTCAACATGTACTAAATTATTATTACAAATTGGAATTGAAGAATTAATTTATCTACACAACCCATACGAAAAAGAAGATGACATTAAAGCTTCAACTAAATTATTAAAGGAAGCTGGAATTAAAATTCGTCAATATACACCTGAACATATTAATTTATTATCTAATGATAACTACCCAACTTACAAATAA
- a CDS encoding holo-ACP synthase codes for MNNFIGIDIVENKRLIISANKIAKRILSQDELCEFTNRKTKLAKREFLAGRWAAKEAIIKCIEQPIPMNKIEIQKTENNKLYFIYNKYNVTISISHEKAYTVAVAYYNAEGK; via the coding sequence ATGAATAACTTTATTGGTATTGATATCGTTGAAAATAAGAGATTGATTATTTCAGCTAATAAGATAGCTAAGCGAATTTTATCTCAGGATGAATTGTGTGAATTTACAAACCGTAAAACAAAACTAGCGAAACGCGAATTTTTAGCTGGGAGATGAGCAGCTAAAGAAGCTATTATCAAATGTATTGAACAACCGATACCAATGAATAAAATCGAAATCCAAAAAACCGAAAATAATAAATTGTATTTCATTTATAATAAGTACAATGTGACAATAAGTATAAGTCACGAGAAAGCATACACGGTTGCTGTTGCTTATTATAATGCAGAGGGAAAATAA
- the lspA gene encoding signal peptidase II has translation MIKNIWLKLKRVSNINSGTAKNKIFAILIASIFFWIDVLFKYIISADQSGKSYPIISHYFAIKYTENYGSSFSLFSDMPWLVALLNVIALIVPLAGFIFSTRFAIKIGFAFILLGAIDNFADRVILGYVIDYISVELGSYTIVLNVADLMITYGVIHVLVVYVFTSNAKDVAMNKEEVKATLEITDNNE, from the coding sequence ATGATTAAAAACATTTGATTAAAACTAAAAAGAGTTTCTAATATTAATTCAGGAACGGCAAAAAATAAAATTTTTGCAATTTTGATTGCATCAATTTTTTTTTGAATCGATGTTTTATTTAAATACATTATTTCTGCTGACCAATCCGGCAAGTCATATCCGATTATTTCGCATTATTTCGCCATTAAATATACTGAAAATTATGGTTCCTCTTTTAGTTTATTTAGTGATATGCCATGATTGGTTGCTTTATTAAACGTTATTGCTTTAATTGTTCCATTGGCTGGTTTTATTTTTTCGACTAGATTTGCTATCAAAATTGGATTTGCTTTTATATTGTTGGGAGCTATTGATAATTTTGCTGATCGTGTAATTTTAGGATATGTAATTGATTACATTTCTGTTGAATTAGGAAGTTATACAATAGTGTTAAATGTTGCTGATTTAATGATTACATATGGCGTAATTCATGTTTTAGTTGTGTATGTATTTACATCTAATGCTAAAGATGTTGCAATGAATAAAGAAGAAGTGAAAGCAACTTTAGAAATTACGGATAATAATGAATAA
- the thyA gene encoding thymidylate synthase: protein MKQYLDLCRFVLDNGEKKGDRTGTGTISWFGYQSRYNLKNEFPLVTTKKVHFKSVLVELLWFVKGDTNIQYLVKNGVRIWNEWPFKKYQSSSEYDGIDIKTFAQRIADDDNFAQKWGDLGPVYGKQWRDFNGVDQLSWVVEEIKKNPQSRRLIVSAWNPVEVKNMLLPPCHSLMQFYVTDDGYLNCQLYQRSGDIFLGIPFNIASYSLLTYMVAAITGLKPGTFIHVIGDAHIYSNHVDQINLQLTRTPYKLPKLIIKREVKNIEDFNIEDFELDGYEAHPHIAGAVAV from the coding sequence ATGAAACAATATTTAGATTTATGCCGTTTTGTTTTAGATAATGGTGAAAAGAAAGGTGACCGAACAGGAACTGGTACCATTAGTTGATTCGGATATCAATCTCGTTATAATCTAAAAAATGAATTTCCTCTTGTCACAACTAAAAAAGTTCATTTTAAATCTGTTTTAGTTGAATTACTATGATTTGTTAAGGGAGATACTAATATTCAATACCTTGTTAAAAACGGAGTAAGAATTTGAAATGAATGACCATTTAAAAAATATCAATCCTCTTCAGAATATGATGGAATAGATATTAAAACTTTTGCCCAACGTATTGCGGATGATGATAATTTTGCTCAAAAATGAGGAGATCTGGGTCCAGTATACGGAAAACAATGACGGGATTTTAATGGAGTTGATCAACTAAGTTGAGTTGTAGAAGAAATTAAAAAGAATCCGCAATCTAGACGTTTAATTGTTTCAGCATGAAATCCAGTTGAAGTTAAAAATATGCTTTTACCTCCTTGTCACTCTTTAATGCAATTTTATGTCACTGACGATGGATATTTAAATTGTCAACTATATCAACGTAGTGGAGATATCTTTTTAGGTATTCCTTTCAATATTGCTTCATATTCCTTATTAACATATATGGTCGCTGCCATAACTGGTCTAAAACCTGGTACTTTCATTCATGTAATTGGGGATGCTCATATATATTCAAATCATGTTGACCAAATTAATCTTCAATTAACAAGAACACCATATAAATTGCCAAAATTAATAATAAAAAGAGAAGTTAAAAATATTGAAGACTTTAACATTGAAGATTTTGAATTAGATGGATACGAGGCTCACCCTCATATTGCTGGAGCGGTGGCTGTCTAA
- a CDS encoding segregation/condensation protein A, whose product MSEKKFLAIDAHKFTLENFEGPMDLLLSMVRDKKIDLLEIDLLNLIQQYCDFVTKNIHTNIDDVSEYLVMATYLLELKSKLLLPKTKLEVDEDMVAAEKDKLINALIEYSKFKKVSALLQKNFLERQYFYDKIPMDLTQIKSSAKPTIRNVSWDKVNYVLKNMIERIAWEKPLDQKIVQSKYSQEEVKEVFDNFVDELTDNNPISIYHVLKAQNIDRDDYLTYFVLLFTTLLELVKEQRVFIDCNENDVFFVKR is encoded by the coding sequence ATGAGTGAGAAAAAATTTTTAGCAATAGATGCTCATAAATTTACTTTGGAAAATTTTGAAGGCCCGATGGATCTTCTTTTAAGTATGGTTCGTGACAAGAAAATAGATTTATTAGAAATAGATTTACTTAATTTAATTCAACAATATTGTGATTTTGTAACAAAAAATATTCACACCAATATTGATGATGTTAGCGAATATTTAGTGATGGCAACATATTTGTTAGAACTAAAAAGTAAGTTACTTCTACCGAAAACGAAATTAGAAGTCGATGAAGATATGGTTGCAGCAGAAAAAGATAAACTTATTAATGCTTTGATAGAATATAGCAAATTTAAAAAAGTGTCCGCACTATTGCAAAAAAACTTTCTAGAGCGTCAATATTTTTACGATAAAATACCGATGGATTTAACTCAAATTAAATCATCTGCAAAACCAACAATACGTAACGTTTCGTGAGATAAGGTAAATTATGTTTTAAAAAACATGATCGAAAGAATAGCTTGAGAAAAACCACTTGATCAAAAAATAGTTCAATCTAAATACTCTCAAGAAGAAGTTAAAGAAGTATTTGATAATTTTGTAGATGAATTAACAGACAATAATCCAATTTCCATCTATCATGTTTTGAAAGCACAAAATATCGATAGAGATGATTATCTAACATATTTTGTTTTATTATTTACAACTTTATTAGAATTAGTAAAGGAACAAAGAGTTTTTATTGATTGCAATGAAAACGATGTTTTTTTTGTAAAGAGGTAG
- a CDS encoding RluA family pseudouridine synthase, with translation MNNNVKELFYNNNNAQRIDKFLAEELKVSRSYVQKMIEKQLVLVNDEIIKSNYVLENNDVIKIDELFFIKDESLKYVRPNVEMKLDIIYEDDYLVIINKPNDTVVHIAPGHTEDTIVNALKHHYADKLANNESIRPGIVHRIDKDTTGIIVVAKNDEILTKLQEQFQSHTIVRKYHAIVHGRIEKDKLLIDLPIKRDQKNYKKMVIAQDGKKAKTILNVLERYKNYTYVELELMTGRTHQIRVHLNYLKYPIVGDNIYGLYSDRNYEYGQYLNAFYLEFTHPITNERLKFTIDDPIEFKDKLIRISNE, from the coding sequence ATGAATAATAATGTAAAAGAATTATTTTATAACAATAATAATGCGCAAAGGATTGACAAATTTTTAGCAGAAGAATTAAAAGTTTCTCGTTCATATGTTCAAAAAATGATTGAAAAACAATTGGTTCTTGTTAATGACGAAATCATTAAATCTAACTATGTGTTAGAAAATAATGACGTTATTAAAATAGATGAATTATTTTTTATAAAGGACGAATCTTTAAAATATGTTCGCCCAAACGTGGAAATGAAACTAGACATCATTTATGAAGATGATTATTTAGTAATTATTAATAAACCGAATGACACAGTTGTTCATATAGCTCCAGGGCACACTGAAGACACGATCGTGAACGCTTTAAAACATCATTATGCTGATAAATTGGCTAACAATGAATCCATTCGCCCAGGAATTGTTCACCGTATAGACAAAGATACAACAGGGATAATTGTTGTTGCTAAAAACGATGAAATACTAACAAAACTTCAAGAACAATTCCAAAGTCATACAATTGTCCGCAAATATCATGCAATTGTTCACGGAAGAATTGAAAAGGATAAATTATTAATTGATTTGCCTATTAAACGCGATCAAAAAAACTATAAAAAAATGGTGATTGCTCAGGATGGTAAAAAAGCAAAAACAATTTTGAATGTTTTAGAACGTTACAAAAATTACACATATGTAGAATTAGAATTGATGACTGGAAGAACTCACCAAATTCGCGTTCACTTGAATTACTTAAAATATCCAATTGTTGGTGATAATATTTATGGATTATATTCTGATCGTAATTATGAGTATGGTCAATATCTAAATGCTTTTTATTTAGAATTTACGCATCCAATTACCAACGAAAGATTGAAATTTACTATCGATGATCCAATTGAATTTAAAGATAAATTAATCAGAATAAGCAATGAATAA
- a CDS encoding pseudouridine synthase — MKRLGLAISSRGFCSRRQADKLILEQKVKVNGEIVTDFSFKVADNDQITIDGYENTITKNPDEFVYFLFNKPPDCVCTNNDPQGRKTYLDYFSIEDKKHHLFPIGRLDLKSQGLLIVTNDGELYNKLMHPRNHVEKEYLVGVDKSLRKDELKKFSQGLMIREGYETGPCEIKEYRMVGKTYYYLVILKQGKNRQIRESFKLFHIYVSFIERIRIGSLEIGDLHLGKYRKLTIHELEKLKR, encoded by the coding sequence ATGAAAAGATTAGGTTTAGCGATTTCATCGCGAGGTTTTTGTTCAAGAAGACAAGCGGATAAATTAATTCTCGAACAAAAAGTAAAAGTAAATGGCGAAATCGTAACCGATTTCTCATTTAAAGTTGCTGATAACGATCAAATTACTATTGATGGTTATGAAAATACAATAACTAAAAATCCTGATGAATTTGTTTATTTTTTATTTAACAAACCTCCTGACTGCGTTTGCACCAATAACGACCCACAAGGCAGAAAAACTTACTTAGATTATTTCTCCATCGAAGATAAAAAACATCATTTATTTCCTATAGGCAGATTAGATTTAAAAAGCCAAGGATTATTGATTGTGACAAATGATGGTGAATTATATAATAAATTGATGCATCCAAGAAATCACGTCGAAAAAGAATATTTAGTAGGTGTTGATAAATCATTAAGAAAAGACGAATTAAAAAAATTTTCCCAAGGACTTATGATTCGTGAAGGATATGAAACCGGACCTTGTGAAATAAAAGAATACAGAATGGTCGGTAAAACTTATTATTATTTAGTAATCTTAAAACAAGGTAAAAATCGTCAAATTCGCGAATCATTTAAATTATTTCATATATATGTTTCATTTATCGAAAGAATTCGAATAGGTTCTTTAGAGATAGGGGATTTGCACTTAGGAAAATATCGTAAATTAACAATACATGAATTGGAGAAATTAAAAAGATAA
- a CDS encoding thymidine phosphorylase, whose amino-acid sequence MIDKILEKRHLGLELNEEEITYIVDGFLSGEIIDAQMTSILTSSKYKRLTTKEVIWFTEKSVNVSKNIKIRSKKIIIDKHSVGGIGDKFTLLLVPVLASLGFTVVKTSGTGLGITGGTIDKVLSIPGFNPFLSIKEVEKITSKNDMILFAHSPDFALIDEKIYNLRNQTNTANIIEWVAISVMTKKILIDSDLILIDLKVGDGAFCKTTADADKLIHYFQKIADHFKRKISIVVSTVNEPLGFSVGNACEVHEVISYLSGEKNSDLETLLKAFLNHLAKEYPLANTRIEEAIKSGKAFKKFVQLIDNQGGNFNEFMEKYASELAKMNLTEIKANKSGIFKMTKVSQIGEVSRDIGIIATSKYPTPEKYSAIFVDKKNNQSVKKNDVLIRVYSPEQLSKETLDKLKTCYRIDQTRGSYKLIVKMV is encoded by the coding sequence ATGATTGATAAAATTTTAGAGAAAAGACATTTAGGTTTAGAATTAAACGAAGAAGAAATTACCTACATTGTAGATGGTTTTTTATCTGGTGAAATAATAGATGCACAAATGACTAGTATTTTGACTAGTTCTAAATACAAAAGATTAACAACTAAAGAAGTTATTTGATTTACAGAGAAATCTGTTAATGTATCAAAAAATATTAAAATTAGGTCTAAAAAAATTATTATCGATAAACATTCTGTTGGCGGAATTGGGGATAAGTTTACATTATTGCTTGTTCCAGTTTTAGCATCTTTAGGTTTTACTGTTGTTAAAACAAGTGGAACCGGTCTAGGAATAACTGGGGGAACTATTGATAAAGTACTTTCTATTCCAGGATTTAATCCATTTTTATCAATTAAAGAAGTTGAAAAAATAACATCAAAAAATGACATGATATTGTTTGCACACTCTCCTGATTTCGCTTTAATTGATGAAAAAATTTATAATCTACGTAATCAAACTAATACAGCTAATATAATTGAATGAGTAGCTATTAGCGTTATGACCAAAAAAATACTAATTGATTCAGATTTAATATTAATCGATTTAAAAGTTGGTGACGGAGCTTTTTGTAAAACTACAGCTGATGCAGATAAATTAATTCATTATTTTCAAAAAATTGCAGATCATTTCAAGCGAAAAATTTCCATTGTTGTATCAACAGTTAATGAACCGTTAGGTTTTAGTGTCGGAAATGCTTGTGAAGTTCATGAAGTAATTTCATATTTATCTGGGGAAAAAAATTCTGATTTAGAAACCCTTTTAAAAGCATTTTTGAATCACTTAGCTAAGGAGTACCCATTAGCTAATACAAGAATCGAAGAAGCGATAAAATCAGGTAAAGCTTTTAAAAAATTTGTTCAACTAATTGATAATCAAGGCGGAAATTTTAATGAGTTTATGGAAAAATATGCTAGTGAATTAGCAAAAATGAATTTAACTGAAATTAAAGCTAATAAATCAGGAATATTTAAAATGACAAAAGTTAGCCAAATAGGTGAAGTTAGTCGTGATATAGGAATCATTGCTACCTCAAAATATCCAACTCCAGAAAAGTATTCAGCGATTTTTGTTGACAAAAAAAATAATCAATCTGTGAAAAAAAATGATGTTTTAATTAGAGTGTATTCGCCAGAACAATTATCAAAAGAAACATTAGATAAATTAAAAACATGTTATCGAATAGATCAAACAAGAGGCAGTTATAAATTAATTGTGAAAATGGTTTAA
- a CDS encoding lysophospholipid acyltransferase family protein, giving the protein MKVKNKPYDKNRAYHLVRRICQYTKFLYKFKIEVQGLKNIPDKKMCLITPNHQSNFDPILMILAMPKKTYPAFIAKEELLKDWKVNSFLKIIYSFPLNRQSLRQSLEIINASTEHMIKNKSPLIIFPEGTRSKSKEMGEFKPGAFKPAFISTAPIIPVTIVNSIDITSNIHKRMINNSFSKKMKPTIKIIFHTPVKYDNFHHKNTTSVAEEVKKIIGKSI; this is encoded by the coding sequence GTGAAAGTAAAAAACAAACCATATGACAAAAATAGAGCATATCATCTTGTTCGCCGAATTTGTCAATATACTAAATTCTTATATAAATTTAAAATTGAAGTTCAAGGATTAAAAAATATCCCTGATAAAAAAATGTGCTTAATTACACCGAACCATCAATCAAATTTTGATCCTATTTTAATGATTTTAGCTATGCCTAAAAAAACTTACCCAGCATTTATAGCAAAAGAAGAATTGTTAAAAGATTGAAAAGTGAATTCTTTTTTAAAAATTATTTATTCGTTTCCATTAAATCGTCAAAGTTTACGTCAATCATTGGAAATTATTAATGCAAGTACTGAACACATGATTAAAAATAAATCACCATTGATTATTTTCCCAGAAGGGACTCGTTCTAAATCAAAAGAAATGGGAGAGTTTAAACCTGGTGCTTTCAAACCTGCTTTTATATCAACAGCACCAATAATTCCAGTAACTATTGTTAATTCAATTGACATTACATCAAATATTCACAAACGAATGATAAATAATAGTTTTAGTAAAAAAATGAAACCTACTATAAAAATTATTTTTCATACACCTGTAAAATATGACAATTTTCATCATAAAAATACTACTTCAGTAGCTGAAGAGGTTAAAAAAATCATCGGGAAAAGCATTTAA
- the ileS gene encoding isoleucine--tRNA ligase, translated as MEFKDTLLMPVTDFEMRANLNQKEPAIQEKWESKKIYHKALQKNKSNEPYVFLDGPPYANGSIHIGHALNKVLKDINVRYRTLNNMYTPFVLGWDTHGLPIESAIEKSGVKRKEKTVNEFRNICKEYALDQIKNQKEQFKRLGLFTDYSETYFTLQKEYEIEQVKCFFSMLKRGLVFRDLKPVYWSWSSESALAEAEIEYQEKNSPSIYVTFDINHNDILPTGTKAIIWTTTPWTLPANRAISVNPTFDYVVIETNKGLFLILDNLREKLISKLNFEEVKIIKKLKGKELENLTYTHFFNNEKYKLILGEHVSDIDGTGLVHTAPGHGQDDYIVGKKYNLEVVSVVNAQGIMEKAGEFDGLFLDKASQSIIEKLESLGNLLFKEIITHQYPHDWRTKKPIIFRATQQWFITIKNIKNNIIKDLDGIVSYPDWGKSRMQNMIANRGDWCISRQRIWGVPIPIIYDANHEPIVKDDVIQHQINMFIKHGVEAWDKLPIKDLLPDNFNQNIDGYTKEKDIMDVWFDSGTAFNTLLRNFDTTVADVYIEGNDQFRGWFNSSLIISSAVHNKSPYKKLVTHGFVLDEKGHKMSKSKGNVIDPLKVINQYGADVLRLWVSSVDYQEDVRISDNLLKQVAESYRKIRNTIRFMLGNLNNYHHKTIQLNEVDQYMIHLTNELIYEVKNSYENYKYEKVYQLINNFVINDLSAFYLDIAKDVVYVQRENDPRRQQILFVFYHITNTLITLLAPIIPHTCEEAYSFFNKLNKNESVMLEEIKLLDVSVNINVNEWNKIWKLKTDIYQEIEKARQDKIIGKSLEAKIVLKLKNDFKFFETIYLKEILMVSKLEINNEISNNLVEKESCYVQVTKHPGKSCERCWKYFEQDEMFDGKICISCHNAIK; from the coding sequence ATGGAATTTAAAGATACGTTATTAATGCCTGTTACAGATTTTGAAATGCGTGCAAATTTAAATCAAAAGGAACCGGCAATTCAAGAAAAGTGGGAAAGTAAAAAAATTTATCACAAAGCATTGCAAAAAAATAAGTCTAATGAGCCTTATGTATTTTTGGATGGTCCGCCATACGCAAATGGTAGTATCCATATCGGACATGCCTTGAATAAGGTTTTGAAGGATATCAATGTTCGTTATAGAACGTTAAATAACATGTACACTCCGTTTGTTCTTGGTTGAGATACTCACGGATTACCAATTGAAAGTGCTATCGAAAAATCTGGAGTAAAACGTAAAGAAAAGACAGTCAATGAATTCCGCAATATTTGTAAGGAATATGCTCTTGACCAAATTAAAAATCAAAAAGAGCAATTTAAAAGATTAGGTTTATTCACAGACTATAGTGAAACGTATTTTACTCTTCAAAAAGAATATGAAATTGAACAAGTTAAATGTTTTTTTTCAATGTTAAAACGTGGACTTGTTTTCCGCGATTTAAAACCAGTTTATTGATCGTGAAGTTCAGAAAGTGCATTAGCAGAAGCTGAAATTGAATATCAAGAAAAAAATTCTCCATCTATTTATGTAACATTTGACATAAATCATAACGATATTTTACCTACTGGGACAAAAGCAATAATTTGAACAACAACACCATGAACGCTTCCTGCCAATCGCGCCATTTCTGTAAATCCGACATTTGATTATGTAGTAATTGAAACTAATAAGGGCTTATTTTTAATTTTAGATAATCTTCGTGAGAAATTAATATCAAAATTGAACTTTGAAGAAGTCAAAATTATTAAGAAATTAAAAGGGAAAGAACTGGAAAATTTAACATATACCCATTTTTTTAATAACGAAAAATACAAATTAATATTAGGAGAGCATGTTTCTGATATTGATGGAACTGGACTAGTACACACAGCTCCAGGACATGGGCAAGATGACTACATTGTTGGTAAAAAATATAATTTGGAAGTTGTTTCTGTTGTTAATGCTCAAGGAATTATGGAAAAGGCTGGCGAATTCGATGGTTTATTTTTAGATAAAGCTTCTCAGTCAATCATTGAAAAATTAGAGTCATTAGGTAATTTACTTTTTAAAGAAATAATTACTCACCAGTATCCGCATGATTGAAGAACTAAAAAACCAATTATTTTTAGAGCAACACAACAATGATTTATTACGATTAAAAATATTAAAAATAATATTATCAAAGATTTAGATGGAATCGTTAGTTATCCTGATTGAGGAAAATCAAGAATGCAAAATATGATTGCAAATCGTGGTGATTGATGTATTTCTCGTCAAAGAATTTGAGGTGTACCAATTCCAATAATTTATGATGCTAATCATGAACCAATTGTGAAGGATGATGTAATTCAACACCAAATAAATATGTTTATAAAACATGGTGTAGAAGCATGAGATAAATTACCTATTAAAGATCTTTTACCAGATAACTTTAATCAAAATATTGATGGATATACAAAAGAAAAAGATATTATGGATGTTTGATTTGATAGTGGGACAGCTTTCAATACATTACTAAGAAATTTTGACACAACAGTTGCTGATGTTTATATTGAAGGAAATGATCAATTTAGAGGTTGATTTAATTCTTCATTGATTATTTCATCAGCTGTTCATAATAAATCTCCATACAAAAAACTAGTTACTCATGGTTTCGTTTTAGATGAAAAGGGACATAAAATGTCTAAATCGAAAGGCAATGTGATTGATCCACTAAAAGTTATAAATCAATATGGTGCTGATGTATTACGTTTATGAGTTTCATCTGTTGACTACCAAGAAGATGTAAGAATCAGTGATAATTTATTAAAACAAGTCGCTGAAAGTTATAGAAAAATTCGTAACACAATTCGTTTTATGCTTGGAAATTTAAATAATTATCATCATAAAACTATTCAATTGAATGAAGTAGACCAATATATGATTCATTTAACAAATGAATTGATTTATGAAGTTAAGAATAGTTATGAAAATTATAAATATGAAAAAGTTTATCAGTTAATTAATAATTTTGTAATCAATGATTTAAGTGCTTTCTATTTAGACATTGCAAAAGACGTCGTTTATGTTCAACGAGAAAACGACCCAAGAAGACAACAAATTCTTTTTGTTTTCTATCACATTACAAATACTTTAATCACTTTGTTGGCACCAATCATTCCGCACACATGTGAAGAAGCATACTCATTTTTTAATAAATTAAATAAAAATGAGTCTGTAATGTTAGAAGAAATTAAACTATTAGATGTTTCTGTAAATATCAATGTTAATGAATGAAATAAAATATGAAAATTGAAAACAGATATATATCAAGAAATTGAAAAAGCTCGTCAAGATAAAATTATTGGAAAATCGTTAGAAGCTAAGATTGTTTTAAAATTAAAAAATGATTTTAAATTTTTTGAAACAATCTATTTGAAAGAAATTTTAATGGTTTCAAAATTAGAAATAAATAATGAGATTTCTAATAATTTAGTTGAAAAGGAATCTTGTTATGTTCAAGTAACTAAACATCCAGGCAAATCTTGTGAAAGATGCTGAAAATATTTTGAACAAGATGAAATGTTTGATGGAAAAATATGTATTAGCTGTCATAATGCAATAAAATAA